The following proteins are co-located in the Rhodoligotrophos appendicifer genome:
- a CDS encoding thiamine pyrophosphate-dependent dehydrogenase E1 component subunit alpha: MSICPVPVEHLYESLLTIRRSEERLKSLFADGEVPGFVHLSIGQEAVPVGISASLRPSDTIASNHRGHGHALAKGIGLDGFFAEVMGRSTGICKGRGGSMHVADLSIGMLGANGIVGAGIPIAAGSALAHKVANTDHISVAYFGDGALAEGVLHETLNIASLWSLPMLFVCENNGWSEFSPTKRQMAASLEGLAAAFNIPYSKIDGNDVVIVAEAAARLIGKIRQGAGVQILECETTRVRGHFEGDKQDYREADELQGLNKRDPILNCRLRLEEAGRDETWFQEIEQKVADLIDGAVNQATAASEPDPMFLGEDVYTPFQEGAPNHA, encoded by the coding sequence TTGTCCATTTGCCCTGTACCAGTCGAGCATCTCTACGAGAGCCTCCTTACGATTCGAAGAAGCGAAGAGCGCTTGAAGAGCCTCTTCGCCGACGGCGAAGTTCCTGGCTTTGTGCATCTTTCTATTGGGCAGGAGGCAGTTCCGGTGGGCATTTCGGCGTCCTTACGGCCCTCCGACACGATTGCGTCGAACCACCGCGGTCATGGTCATGCGCTGGCGAAGGGGATAGGGCTTGATGGGTTCTTTGCGGAAGTAATGGGTAGATCGACGGGAATTTGCAAAGGCCGCGGCGGTTCAATGCACGTCGCTGACCTGAGCATTGGTATGCTTGGCGCAAACGGTATTGTTGGGGCGGGCATTCCCATCGCTGCCGGCAGCGCGCTTGCGCACAAAGTCGCTAATACCGATCATATCTCCGTCGCCTATTTCGGCGACGGCGCCTTGGCGGAGGGTGTCCTACACGAGACCCTGAACATTGCTTCGTTGTGGTCACTGCCGATGCTCTTCGTCTGTGAGAACAATGGCTGGTCGGAATTCAGTCCGACCAAGCGGCAAATGGCTGCGTCATTGGAAGGATTGGCGGCGGCATTCAACATCCCTTACTCCAAGATTGACGGAAACGATGTCGTCATTGTCGCTGAGGCTGCCGCCAGGTTGATCGGGAAAATTCGTCAAGGCGCCGGTGTGCAAATCCTCGAATGCGAAACGACCCGAGTACGCGGTCATTTCGAAGGTGACAAACAGGACTACCGAGAAGCTGATGAGCTCCAAGGATTGAACAAACGCGATCCCATTCTGAATTGTCGGCTTCGTTTAGAAGAGGCTGGCAGAGACGAGACATGGTTCCAGGAAATTGAACAAAAGGTCGCTGACCTCATCGACGGAGCCGTGAACCAAGCGACCGCAGCTTCCGAGCCTGATCCGATGTTCCTTGGGGAGGATGTTTACACCCCTTTTCAGGAAGGCGCGCCTAACCATGCCTGA